The DNA window GAACCTATTGAAGAATATCATATTACAATACCATCATCAATGACTTCAAATGTtattgaaaaattaaatacaaGAAAAGCAGAAATTgtagatattataaatgatgaCGATGATAATACATTTATCAAATGTATATGTCCATCAAGAAATTTTTTTGGTATGAGATCTTATTTAAGAGATATAAGTAAAGGGACTTCTATAATCAATTCtgaattaaaagaatataaaaaaaaacaaccaTCATATAAACGAGATCGTAATGGAGttattatttcatcatcAAGTGGAACAACAACAGCTTTCTCATTAGATCCTATTCAACAAAAAGGtaatttatttgtaaatgaaaattatcCAACATATGAAGGTATGATTATTGGGGAACATTTTTTAAGTAATGATATTGAAATGAAtgctataaaaataaaacctGTTCAACATTTGAGAAATAAAGGACATGAAGATACAATAAGAattaatcataaaaatattactattGAATATGCACTCTCATTTATTcaagatgatgaagaaataGAGGTAACACCTAAAAGGATCGTCATgcgtaaaaaaatattgaatacTGAACAGAGAAAAACAGCAAACAGGAAGGCAAAGCATGGGTGAACAGATGGGGACACaaatatggaaaaatataaataaataaataaatatatatatatatatgtcatgtatttatattttttttttttttgaataaaaaaatttcaacTACACATTTGTACCTTTgagagaaaatatatattttatatgatttatatatatatatatatatatataatattttgtatataataaataaccatattttaatcattttttacaatgctttatttgtattgtgtgttttaaataaatataaacaaaatttgTTCacctttttaattatattatatatatatatatatatatatatgtatgtatattttttttttttttttttttaagtataaTTTTGTTCCTTATTTTAAAACCTTcaatttttcaatatataattatggcATAAGAATCAATAGATACTTTGCACAACATATCAACTTATTGTAATATAATGGTAAATTTTGTATTTGAAAgaggaaaataaattatgtttttcactcatataaatatacatttgtattttttgttatagtaatataaatattaaaggaaatagaaattaaaataaaaatacacattcttttttttttttcttttttttttttttttttttttttattcgctgaaaaagaaaatatttgaGTAATATAATGTttggtataatatataaaaaaatattttatatatttaaagattttataagaaaaaaaaaaaatatataataatatatacatatatatatgtatatcatttttttgttatattgtttgaatatattatttaaggAAAAATCCAACTGAATTATTTTGCAGACCCTAAAAAGATGATGAACAATTTATACGATGAAAAAGGAATAGTATTATGAAGAAATGAAGAAAGGAAGAAATTTTTTTGtcctattttttttcaaagtaCAAAGGATATAgcacaaataaatatataaatatatataaatttatatatatatgtatatattttaggcATACCATTTTGTTTGTAAcctcatataataataaaatatatacaattattattttttttttaatatgaatattcgaatatttcattttaatttgATTAAGAAACAATATGCCCATAAATTTGCTTCACCTGATTGTcctaatttaataaatattaaaaaagtagtttatgaaaaattaaagcccatatgtttttatataaaacaagaTTATACTATGGGTCATCACGTTCATGATATGCATTTTTATGGTATTTTATGTTCTCCtttatttgaaaataaaagttataaagatatgaatataatggTAGAAAAATTAATGAGTGAAATAAATTTAGTTGGAAGGGTTAAGTTACATTGTCAGCCTCCTTCaagatttaataaaatgaaaaagcaTATCAGATGGAGATGGAACATGGAAAAGTGAAAGCTTTTcatgtaaattatatatatatatatatacatatatttatacatatttctgtgaactcattttttttgttaatcaGATACATacttatataatcatataatcatatatttatatatttatattcatatttattttattttatttttacttatattatataactaTAAACCCATAAAgatttatcttttaaatatataaataaaataaaagacatttggcaaaacaaaaaaaatactatccttaatttcattttatttttaaaacgtggtgttatatatatttatttcttcttaaaTTATGTTAATTTTGAtcacaataaaaaaaaaaaataaaataaaaaaaaaaaaaatatatatatatgatcacatatatatatatataaaatatatatattttgtaaaaacaaaaaatgctgaaaaaaaaaaatatatattttttatttttaaaataaaaaatggtgATATATGGCAATATGCCATAATTTACCCCcttcgaaaaaaaaaatatatatacatatatatatttatacatatatatatttatacatatatatatttatatatatatatatttttacaatatGTGTACTGTTccatagatatatatattaaggaagtacatatttatttatttatttatttatttatttatttatttattttattttcttatttttatggtTTCACTTTTTGGGATGTCTGTTACAGCCATACtgatataaaaacaaagacaagataataaaaagtgTTCCAATAATTTTGCCAGCATTTATTGTTTCATTAAGAAAAAGTCTTGCTAAGACAAAAGTGAAGCATGGTTGAAATGACTGATATAAAGAAACCGTTATAGGTGTTAAATAATTGAGTGCTATAATTTGAATTTTCCAACATAAGATAATGATAGCAATTGTTGAATATAAGATACAAAGAAACTGTTGCATATTTAATTGAGATATTTCTtgaagaatattataatttttattaataaacatTTCTCCTAATATTCCAAATGGTAGGGttataattaataagaaaaacATTTGAGACAATTGTATAATATCATTACTTACATATTTAGTAgctacattaatatatataacttgtAATCCTTTAGTAATTGGTActgttaataataaataaaaacctAAATCGAAAGATTTAAGGCTCCACATTTCTGCTGTTATAGCTAATCCAAAAAAAGATAAGAGTATAGAAAAAGctgttatataattcattttttctatttttaaataataagataTGAGAGCAGTAAAAATAGGAATGGTAGGTTGAATAATAGCAACATTATGTGAATCAGTATATTGTAAAGCAACAATTACAATAACTTGTCTTAAGGCACCTGTTATAGATAATATTAAGATAGGCATATAAGCTGCTTTTGGTATTAATTTTTCctcattaaaaaataatctattaaaaaaattacaactAGAACTTTCTTCtacattattttctatacatttattttgattcacatttatattatcattatttttatcattattattattattattattatcagttGATtggtttttgtttttatattttttcttattcttGGATGACCAACCATATTTTCTACTTGTCTTATTTTCCTCATTTGGAATAGCTAACTCTAAATCTTTTCCATTACTGTTCATATCAGTATCAATATCTTTCATATCCTGATCTAATAATCTTTTATTTTGAGAACATGGTTTTTTTGaaagaaacatatatatcatcaaaGGTATTGTTAAAGCTGttcttaatataataaagatataaattgatccatttatctttataaaatatttcatcaATATATAGTTTATACCATATAAAAacatagaaaataataataataaattaactCCTATCATCAATAAATTGTTACTCTCATCATCACTCCCACTACTAGAAAGAAACCTATCCAATTTGAAGaaatcattatttaatatactacacataattttttatcatgtatatattataaatatatatgatgtttCCACTatactcaaaaaaaaaaaaaaaaaataaaataaaataaaataaaataaaataaaaggccGAGCAAACATAAAATTTTAAGATCactaaatattattaaggttgcataaataaatatatatatatatatatatatatatatatatataaatatatatgtcaatatattttaggtaaaccaaaaaaaaatagtatatcttgttatttacatatatctgtatattttatttataagaatCCGAAGCCAAAAATGgacaaaaaaatacaaaaagaaaaaaaaaaaaaaaaaaaaaaatatatatatatatatatatatatatatatatatattaaaatatataattataatataatatattatgtgtgtatatttttttcttgtaaattatatattactcTTAATTTTACAAATTAGCATATaagcattttttttattattcaacaaataagcacatatatatatatatatatatatatttattacatttgagaagaattgttttatttattactccaagagaataaaaaaaataaaaaaataaaatattttatatatatattatatataattagcttaatttttttattcttttaaccataaggatatattatatagtacATACTATATAAGCCTAAACCTTGTATTACACAAAAAATTGTAAAATtaagatatacatatatatatatatatatatatatatgtatttatatttatattgaatAGAAATATTTGCTTACCTAAGAAAAATGTatagtataaaatatatattacatatatatattatatatatattaaatatctATTATTATAGTGTGTATTGTTTTTTGTAAAATACTTCATagtcaataataataataatgtatccCTCTCcctcccttttttttttttttttttttttttttctttgcatatataaatttaaatatttctaaaATTTTGGTATAATTTtcaacatttatattttgaataatttATGTCCTAAGGATGAATATTTGTTAAGTTTCATTTtcatgataatttttttttttttttttaagaatacagaatataatatatatatatatgaatataaaaatatacatttataaataattgtattatacatatatttcacaaaaataataatattacaaataacatatatatattatatatatattgtatttttttttttttttttttttcttttttgctTGTCACCTTTTACTTCTAAAACCAAATATAATCCCCAATTAGATGAATTTATTGTTTTGttcttttaattattattattgttcttaatatatatatatatacacatatttatatatacatatttatatacacttTTTTCCATATGATAATGTTCTGTTAGTCTTAATTTTTAAACATTATCACTTATACAATTAAAGTTTAAttctatttattatatatatatatatttatatatatatgtttttctttttttttttttttttttttttttttattgtatgtCATAGTATAAGATAACAGATAATTCTTTCACATTTgaaacatttattattttattatgataatatgtatttatttttaatattcaaGAATCGAACgtaaaacaaatgaaaagaaaacaaaacaaaagaaagaagaagaaaaaaaatagaagacaaaaaaatatatctagtaatatataatattttataattaacacatatatatatatatatataataaaaataaaataatatgatatgattgttaatatgtacatatacaatttgtttatataattatgtatacCTTTTTATGTCTCATACaacaaatttatttctttacaacataataattttataactCTTAAAAAGTATTGCATtgttatgtaaatatatatatatatatatttttttttttttttttttttttttttttctgtagcattataaaatatatttctatatagaaaaaggggaaaataaaataaataaataaatatatatatatatatatatatattaggaaGTAAAAACACAGaactgatatatatatatatatatatatatatatacatatatatatcaaaatactTATCATAatcaatatatttgtttcttCAAACAACATAAACCCCCttttatatcctttttattttataaagaatGCCAACAGAAATGAATTCTTCGTTTCTAGATAATAATGAAAGGAATTTAAATTTAGTTGATAAGATGTCACAATTGTATGACAAGTCTCAAAGGAAGGCAACTAAGAAATTAATTATAGCTagtataatatgtataatttttatgataattGAAATAGTAGCAGCAATAGTATCAAATTCTTTATCTTTAATGTCAGATGCTTCTCATTTATTTTGtgatttattatcttttgctttaaatttattttctatatatgtTTCAAGTTTTCAAGGGAATGTAGATATGTCTTTTGGTTATCATCGAGCTGAAATTATAGGTGCATtgttttctatattttttatatggtcGTTATCagcatatattttatatacagcTATATTTAGATTATTCGATGTTCCAAAGGTCAATggatatattatgtttattacAGCTTTTATCAGCACGTTAgctaatatatttatggcATATGTTTTACAAGTACATTCTCATGGGTTCGGGTTcatgaatgaaaataaatgtaGTAATCATAAACATGAATCATCATCTTATCATGATAattcttcttctttaattttatcaGATCATAagagtaataataatatcgaAAATAATGTTAAGAAGAATTCCTTATCAAagagatataaaaatattaatagtgaTATTATAATTGATGAAAACGATATAAGAAATACTAAAAATAATCTTTCTGCAAATAAAATGGATGGAACGACGTGTAATTATGTAACCtttgattattatgataacaTGGATGAACATGATAAGAATGTAGAACAAGTTGATCAtatgtatgaaaaaaataaaaattatatgaataaagaaaaatatataaataaaaatgattatacATCTACAAATTTGAATTCTAATAATTTATactcaaaaaataaaacatctAACAAccaacaaaataatatagataatataaatagtaatatatataatgaaataaaaaagaaaaaaaaaaaagagaaaaaaaaagaaagttgTTGTGATGTAGACAAAGTAGAAGAAGATGACatacaaaaatatgatattCAAAAAGatgacataaaaaaatatgacatTCAAAAAGATGacatacaaaaaaatcaTGCTTATATTATTGAAAGTGAATATTGTGATGACTTATTAGATAATCATAATCATACACATGAATCTACAAATCATGATCATAGtcatgatgatataaataacattAGTTTAAAAACAGCATATCTACATGCAATTAGTGATTTATTACAAAATGTAGGTGTTATGATTgcatctttatttatatggtaTGATCCTAGATATTCAATAGCAGATCCTATATGttcaataatattttgttgtATTGTTTTTTCTACAACTATGTCAGTcattaaagaaatattaaatatattgatgGAGGGAACACCTGTAAGTATTAATTTGATAGATCTTAAAAATGATCTATTAAAAATACCAGGAGTATTAGATGTACATGATTTGCATGTATGGTCCTTATCAATTGGAAAACCAGCTTTGGCTTGTCACATAGTTGCTAGTAAAACATATTCTCATAGCGTATTAAATGACGCTACATTATTATGTCAAaacaaatacaaaatattacACACAACAGTTCAAACGGATTATTCTTCAAACAGATCAAACTGTGAAACGGAAGCGCACCTTAAATGTTCCACGTTAAAAGGGGACACATAAAATGTAGAGtattacacaaaaaaataaaaatataaaaaaaataaaaaaaaaaaaaaaaaaaaaaaaaaaaaaaaaaaaaaaaaaaaaaaaaaaaaaaaaaaaaaaaaataaaaaaaaaaaaaaataaaaaaaaaaaaacatgttactatatatatatatataataaatatttataattttccatggttaataaaattaataatacatatatatgtatgccCCTTACAATTGTAAAggcatacatatatatatatatatatatatatatattattgaaatGATAATTgttgtatataattattttatttttatttatgaattataaaaaaaaattttggtTTCAtatcatgtatatatatacatattattatatttttattttgtctatgtttaattttatatataccttcccatttattattattatttttttttttttttaatatatcatatgtaatattttttccataatatttttaatttatattgttttaatatatatatatatatatatatatatatatatttatatttatatttatatgtatacctttttattatgaaatataaaaaaaacaaacaaaaaaaaaaaaaagttaaatatatattctatataaaatattaagttatctgtattttttttgagttacataaaattatgatatgcttttatatcttatttataattagGAATGTATTATAAATTCAATGTTACAATGTCTTTTAATTttgacatatataaataatatatataatatatatgtgttaaaataaataacaggatatatttttattttattatatttcattttatttcatttaaatttttttctttttttttttttttttttttgtgcttGAGCTTATTATATCGAATGTACAATGGATGATATTACATACTTTTGACaaggttaaaaaaaaaaaaaaaaaaaaaaaaaaatgtgtagaaccgtttttattattttattataacacATTTAAAAAGATAgattacaaataaatataatatgaaatattattgaatattatgaaatattcttattagaagattattcattttgtattcatttttataatatatatttaataagtcATTAATTTACTTGTAACCGTTACAATAaaatttcttttgttttctatacatattaacaccaataattatatataagtaaataaaaagtaaaagaatatttttaatatctaattttttaaaacatattttgTGCTCtctctataaatatatattataaaacttAATAAGtacacatttttttataattatatttatatgcgtacattaaaataaaataaagttgatataaatttttttatactaataatattatatatatatatatatatgtattgaaaaaaatatatatttatatataaaaaaaagaaaaagaaagacgtatatatttatatataatatattatatatatatatatatagtattattttcttcttattattatattttttatttttttatctatgcttaaatatttatgattatcatattattgagtttcctatatttttttattttatattcatataaaaattacaaaactttaaatttaaagaaaatataaaaatattttataaataaaaatagtatattcatttataatatttaaaataaaggattaattatatataatatagtatatattttaatatatactttattatatatatatatatatatatgtagaaaatgtcactattaaaaaaaaatcatatataaatataataaatataaaaagttcatattatattataaaatattattatataaatatatatgtatattttttttttttttctttttttttatattttatacttttgttggaatcatttttattttataggaataattattatataatttaaatcttaaaatatatgtatatatatatatatatataatatatatatgtatatattatcattatatattaatttatttcctcataaaataaaaatatacctatttattatatatatatatatatatttatatattactctttttttttttttttttttttttttttttttttttttttctttttatttattaaatgatgaagGAAAAAGATAAGAAActgagaaaaaaaagatcacaagaaaaaaaagagtaTCATAGCTCCTCTGAAAGTATGAAAGATGAAGAGATGGTTTCTTCTGAAGACgaacataaaaaaagaaaaaacaaagaagatgataaagatataaaagaacgagaaaaaagtaaaaaaccTGATGAggacaaaatgaaaaagaaaaaagtatacgaagaagaaaattctaataatgaagatggaaacataaaaaaaaaaaaaaaaaagaaatcacAATGTGAAGAGATTgacaatgataataataataatgataataagaataatgatATTGATGACCaagaagatgaaaataataataaatataatgattataaaaaaaaacataaaagtAATAGTAGAATTATTGATGATCCaaataatagtgataatgatataaaaaaaagaagaaaaaaaaataaaagtgatACTACTAGTTCAATCAATTCTAATATGtctaataattataataagaataacaATTCTAATATTTCAGAGATGTCTGATAATTCTTCAACAAATTTGAGAAGAAAGAAAAGCAGAGAAGACGTGATgaggaaaagaaaaagagatAGAAGCTCTGAGTACAAAATTAAAGGGtcctataaaaatattgaaatacGAATgaggaataaaaataaatatagaagTTTAGAACGAAAAATGAAAGATAAATCTAGAGAAAAGAAGAAAGGACGAAGTCAAAATTCAAACAGTAGTAAGAGTGGCAATTCtagtgatgaaaataattataaaaagactAATCATAAAGATAATCATAAAgataatcataaaaataatcataatgataataataattatagtagtaatgatgataatagtaGTAACACTGGTTCTTCAAATAGTGATACTAGTGGTAATGGTAGTGGTAATGGTAGTGATAATGGTAGTGATAATAGTAGCACCGAAAACACTGGTAGAAACAAACGTGTAAGAAATGTAAGCTCAAGCGTTAGTATAAGTGAAAGGATGAGGAGGAGAAgcaaaatgaaaagaaaaagaagacaTTCAAGATCTATTAGTATTGAAAGAAGGATTAAGGTCAAACACAGAAATGTAGAAGATGAAGACTCAGAGGGTAGTGATAGCAAATCGAGGAGGAGAAAAAGGGAAAGAAGTAGAGATAAATATAGGGAAAGCCGCAGAGGTAGTATTAGAGATAGGGATAAAGAAAGGTATAGAGAAAGGGAGAGAGAAAGAGAGAGAGACAGAGAAAGAGAAAGAGACAGAGAAAGAGACAGAGAAAGAGAAAGAGATAGAGAAAGGGATAGAGAAAGAGAAAGGGATAGAGAAAGAGAAAGAGATAGAGAAAGACGCCGACATAGAGAAAAAGATAGAGATAGAGAAAAAGATAGAGATAGAGAAAAAGATCGAGATAGAGAAAAAGATAGAGATAGAGAAAAAGATCGAGATAGAGAAAAAGATCGAGAAAGACGTAAAAGCTACAAATTTGATTCTCCTCCTCACTCATgtgatgaagataataatataaaattatcaaaGACATCaatttcaaataataataaatccaTGAGTATTCTAAGTAATACTATACCTACAttaaatagtaataatttaGTATTAAATAATGACATTTCTGTTGTTAATAATTCAagttctaataataatattgaaagtTTAATCCAAACGTTGAACAGTAATATTCTGAACACTAATAATAGCAGCTTAACAGCTAGCcacattttaaataataataatagtaataatagtaatagcaATAGTAATAATTTGTTATTAAACGAAAGTAATTTTTTAAGTAACACtttaagaaataatttattattagaagaaaagaatatattattaaaacaatctcatttaaatttattattaaataatcaattgaaattaaataatgtaaTGTCTTTacagaatatatataagaatgtattaaatataaatgaattaagTTTTCCAACAATAGATGTAAATATCGAAAAGACAGCTAGAGAATTATATGTTGGTAATATTCCtcaaaatatagatatacaAGAAAttgtaaaatttttaaattcatgtttattaatattatataataaagaaaatgaaaatgaaaatatatgtttgaaAGCATGTATAAGAGGTGATACACATTATGCATTTGTAGAATTTAGAAATATTCAGGATACATCTAATTGTATGTTATTA is part of the Plasmodium sp. gorilla clade G2 genome assembly, chromosome: 7 genome and encodes:
- a CDS encoding drug/metabolite exporter, drug/metabolite transporter, encoding MCSILNNDFFKLDRFLSSSGSDDESNNLLMIGVNLLLLFSMFLYGINYILMKYFIKINGSIYIFIILRTALTIPLMIYMFLSKKPCSQNKRLLDQDMKDIDTDMNSNGKDLELAIPNEENKTSRKYGWSSKNKKKYKNKNQSTDNNNNNNNDKNNDNINVNQNKCIENNVEESSSCNFFNRLFFNEEKLIPKAAYMPILILSITGALRQVIVIVALQYTDSHNVAIIQPTIPIFTALISYYLKIEKMNYITAFSILLSFFGLAITAEMWSLKSFDLGFYLLLTVPITKGLQVIYINVATKYVSNDIIQLSQMFFLLIITLPFGILGEMFINKNYNILQEISQLNMQQFLCILYSTIAIIILCWKIQIIALNYLTPITVSLYQSFQPCFTFVLARLFLNETINAGKIIGTLFIILSLFLYQYGCNRHPKK
- a CDS encoding zinc transporter, putative → MPTEMNSSFLDNNERNLNLVDKMSQLYDKSQRKATKKLIIASIICIIFMIIEIVAAIVSNSLSLMSDASHLFCDLLSFALNLFSIYVSSFQGNVDMSFGYHRAEIIGALFSIFFIWSLSAYILYTAIFRLFDVPKVNGYIMFITAFISTLANIFMAYVLQVHSHGFGFMNENKCSNHKHESSSYHDNSSSLILSDHKSNNNIENNVKKNSLSKRYKNINSDIIIDENDIRNTKNNLSANKMDGTTCNYVTFDYYDNMDEHDKNVEQVDHMYEKNKNYMNKEKYINKNDYTSTNLNSNNLYSKNKTSNNQQNNIDNINSNIYNEIKKKKKKEKKKESCCDVDKVEEDDIQKYDIQKDDIKKYDIQKDDIQKNHAYIIESEYCDDLLDNHNHTHESTNHDHSHDDINNISLKTAYLHAISDLLQNVGVMIASLFIWYDPRYSIADPICSIIFCCIVFSTTMSVIKEILNILMEGTPVSINLIDLKNDLLKIPGVLDVHDLHVWSLSIGKPALACHIVASKTYSHSVLNDATLLCQNKYKILHTTVQTDYSSNRSNCETEAHLKCSTLKGDT
- a CDS encoding RNA-binding protein, putative translates to MMKEKDKKLRKKRSQEKKEYHSSSESMKDEEMVSSEDEHKKRKNKEDDKDIKEREKSKKPDEDKMKKKKVYEEENSNNEDGNIKKKKKKKSQCEEIDNDNNNNDNKNNDIDDQEDENNNKYNDYKKKHKSNSRIIDDPNNSDNDIKKRRKKNKSDTTSSINSNMSNNYNKNNNSNISEMSDNSSTNLRRKKSREDVMRKRKRDRSSEYKIKGSYKNIEIRMRNKNKYRSLERKMKDKSREKKKGRSQNSNSSKSGNSSDENNYKKTNHKDNHKDNHKNNHNDNNNYSSNDDNSSNTGSSNSDTSGNGSGNGSDNGSDNSSTENTGRNKRVRNVSSSVSISERMRRRSKMKRKRRHSRSISIERRIKVKHRNVEDEDSEGSDSKSRRRKRERSRDKYRESRRGSIRDRDKERYRERERERERDRERERDRERDRERERDRERDRERERDRERERDRERRRHREKDRDREKDRDREKDRDREKDRDREKDRDREKDRERRKSYKFDSPPHSCDEDNNIKLSKTSISNNNKSMSILSNTIPTLNSNNLVLNNDISVVNNSSSNNNIESLIQTLNSNILNTNNSSLTASHILNNNNSNNSNSNSNNLLLNESNFLSNTLRNNLLLEEKNILLKQSHLNLLLNNQLKLNNVMSLQNIYKNVLNINELSFPTIDVNIEKTARELYVGNIPQNIDIQEIVKFLNSCLLILYNKENENENICLKACIRGDTHYAFVEFRNIQDTSNCMLLNGINFYGNNLRIGRPKTFPIEYHNLIPQATIPIIDNYYLSQGLIGLRAFIIFCKNEEKMKNDGLPINMIKLQKLCVSNISKNNDTSKIKELLEAFGEIKSFEFFYGDDISDTYISLVEYVNTENAIQAHKILNQNTSYKIQFEHEIINDPHINNIIKNKYMKTENSILTLQVPTKVIVLNKIATFDELSDTNEYKDIVEDIKIECEKYGKTLEVVLPVFSYRTYDYLKRMSNKNHLTNVDHLEDNPDKENNVDKQDCDDNNNKKKQDDDNDNNKKKDDGDDNNNNNNNNDDDDNEEDLTHPNYDLTSIGCAFIHFENIESATKARKELSGRKFGANIIEANYFSEKKFLMKNFKNVKYNFKQSHSSLFNVNLKLGNLTYSDCSDDE